GCCCTCGCCGCGATGCGTGAGCAACTTCCTCTCACCTACTGGATTCCGACGGCTTTCAAAATCGGATACGTCGAGCAGCCCGGCATTTCGCACCGCAAGAGCATGGTGCTTCTCGCCAACAACACCGAGATTGCCCGTGTACTTGACCGCATTTGCCACAATTTCGACAAGCTCTGGCAACGCAAGGCCTTCGCCAACTGGTACCTCAATGAAGGCATGTCCGAGGAGCAGATCAATGCACTTCGTGCTTCAGCCCAGGAACTCATCCAGAGCTATCAAGTCGCCGAGGAAAGCGGAGCCAAGGCCAAGGTGCAGGACAGCTCGGCTGACATTCCGCGCGGAAACGCCAGCACGGATGACAGTCGCAGCGGCATGAGTCTGCGTGATCTCGTCGATCGTCGTCGTGCATAACAACATCAATTCAAGGTAACAGAGAAACAACAGTTTGGAGGAACACCCGTGAGAGAGATTCTGAGCATCCATGTCGGACAATGTGGCAACCAGATTGCCGACCGCTTCTGGCGTCTGGTACTTCGTGAGCATGGCCTGACTGAGGCTGGAACACTGAAAGAAGGCGGCTCTGCTACTGCTGCGAATGCAAACCTGGAGGTCTTCTTCCATAAAGTCCGTGACGGGAAGTACATCCCCCGTGCCATCTTGGTGGACCTCGAACCTGGTGTTATCGCCCGTATCGAAGGCGGCGACATGGCCCAGCTCTTTGATGAAAGCTGCATCATCCGCAAAATACCCGGTGCCGCTAACAACTGGGCACGTGGCTACAATGTCGAAGGCGAGCGCATCATCGACCAGATCATGAACGTGATCGACGCTGCGGTCGAAAAAACCAAGTCTCTGCAGGGCTTCCTCATGACCCATTCCATCGGGGGCGGTTCTGGCTCCGGCTTGGGTTCGCTCATTCTGGAGCGTCTGCGCCAGGCCTATCCGAAGAAGCGTATCTTCACCTTCTCCGTCGTTCCTTCGCCTCTCATCTCTGACTCCGCCGTCGAGCCCTACAATGCGGTGCTCACCCTCCAACGCATTCTCGACAATGCCGACGCCGCCGTGCTGCTCGACAACGAGGCGCTCTTCCGCATTGCCAAGTCCAAGCTGCACCGCAGCCCGAACTACATGGACCTCAACCACATCATCGCTCTCATCATGAGTTCGGTGACCGCGTCGCTGCGTTTCCCTGGCAAGTTGAACACCGATCTGAGTGAATACGTGACCAACCTTGTGCCGTTCCCGGGCAATCATTTCCTCACTGCCTCCTTCGCACCCATGCGTGGGCCAGGCCAGGAAGGACAGGTGCGCATCAATTTCCCTGATATTGCTCGTGAAACTTTCTCTCAGGACAACTTCACTGCCGCCATTGATTGGACCAACGGCGTTTATCTTTCCGCCTGTGCCCTGTTCCGTGGCGATGTGAAGGCCAAGGAAGTGGAGGAAAACATGGCCGCCATCCGCAAAGGCCTCAATTTTGCCAGTTACGTGCCAACCGGGGTCAAGCTCGGTGTGGCCGAGACTGCGCCCGAAGGTTTCGCCTCCAGCGGCCTCGCTCTCGTCAATCACACCGGCATTGCCGCTGTGTTTGAGCGCCTCATCAGCAACTTCGACATCATGTTCGACAACCATGCTTACACGCACTGGTATGAGAACAATGGGGTTACACGCGACATGATGGCGCACGCACGTAACACCATCGCCAATCTTGCCCAATCTTATCGCGACGCCAGCTAAGCCGGTTTTTGCACGGCTCAGGCCCGCCACCAACCTTAACCCCAATTGTGGATACTGCTCTGGAGCGTCAAATCGCCTCCGCCTCCCGCAGCGTTGAGGAGGCGCGACGGCTTGCGTATCACGATCCGGTCCGGGTTGGAGCACTGGTGGAACAGATCAGTGTCCTGGCCGATTTGCGGCAGAAGGAGGGTGATTTCCGCAAGGCAGAGTCCCTCTATCGTGAGGCGCTTTTCCGCGCCCAAGAACTGCGCAGACAGGATCCCGACCTGCTCACCGGCATTTATTCGCTCCTGGCACATTTGTATGATCGCTGGGGACGCATGGACAAAGCGGCGGAATTCTACGAAAAAGCGCTTTCCATCAGTGTCGATAACGGCTTGGACGACAGCGACAAGGTTGCCACGATCAAAAACAACCTTGCCATGATCTTCAAGCAGCTCCGTCAGTTCGAAAAGGCGGAGGGCTATTACTGCGAGGCTCTCGAAACCTTCCAGCGTATTGATGGCGAGCAAAGTTCCCGTGTCGCCTCTGTTTACAACAACCTTGGCGTTCTCTACTACAGCAGCATGGATGTGGATCGCGCCCAGGCCATGCACGAGCGGGCGCTGGCCATTCGGCAAAACCTCAACGAAAGCCAGATGGATCCTGCGGATCTGTCCCAGACCTTCATCAACTTGGGGGCGGTGTACAAAGCCGCTGGCGATTTCCAAAAAGCCGAGGCCTGTGTGGATCGCGCCAAACGCATTCGTGCGGCGATGAACGGCTATCATCCCAATCCACGCCGTTCTGCATCCTTGCTGATCGACAAGAGCCTGTGACACAGGCTCCATTCGAGAGATGAAGATCAATACAGCTCGACAGGTGACCGTTTGCCGTCTTCGACGCTGAGAACCTTGGCCCCGTCCTCGCCGAGGGTATCCACGCGAAGCTGCCAGATGTCACGATTGATTGCCGCGAAGCGGTCGAGATCGAATTTGGCGGGTTTCATCAGGCGCTTTTTGGTCTTCTCAATCCGCACGAGGGCATCATGCAGAGCCGGTTCTTCGACGCCTTCGAGATGCTGGCGGGCCAGTTCGACCATTTCAACGCGGTGACAGATCATCACGAGATCATTTCCGGCACGCACGGCTTCCTGGATGGCCTGCTCAAAGGTGACTTCATTCAAGATGGCCCCCATGTCGAGATCGTCGGTCATTGCAAGGCCGTCGAAGGCGTATTGATGGCGCAGCAGTTTCGTCACGATGTTGTGGCTCAGGCTGGCGGGCCAGCGGCCTCGATCAGGATCGTAGGCGGTGTAGTTGCTGTGGCAGGTCATCACGCAGTCGAGTTCCGGGAGCAGGGCGGAGTAGGGGAGCAGTTCGCTCTTTTCCATTTCCTCGCGGCTTTTGGTGATCACCGGCAGGAATTCATGCGGATCACACTCCGCTGGGCCATAGCCTGGAAAGTGTTTGCCGCAGGATAGGATGCCCTCCGCACGCATGGCGCGGTTGAAGATGCCGGCGTTGTCGATCACCTGCTGCGGATTGCGGCCATAGGTGCGGCCTTTGAGAGAATTGTCCGCTGCATCATCATAGGAGATGTCCAAAACAGGGCAGAGGTCGAGATTGAAACCGAACAGCCGTAAAATCTGGCCGGTGAGCTGTCCGTGGCGTTTGATGAGCGCGGGATCTCCCTTGTCGCGCAGCGCCTGGGCATTTGGCGGCTCCTCGCCGATGAGGCGAAGTCGCGATACGCGCCCACCTTCCTGATCAATGGTGATGAACGGCTCGATATCGGACAGATCACGCAGGTCATCGATGAGCTTGCGGATTTGCTGAGGGGTCTGGATGTTGCGACCAAACAAAATGAAGCCTCCGGGTTGGAGACTTTTGAGCCGCGAGGCGGT
This genomic interval from Prosthecobacter sp. contains the following:
- a CDS encoding glycoside hydrolase family 3 N-terminal domain-containing protein, encoding MPSSLPLGQLLLMGVPGPELTPETASRLKSLQPGGFILFGRNIQTPQQIRKLIDDLRDLSDIEPFITIDQEGGRVSRLRLIGEEPPNAQALRDKGDPALIKRHGQLTGQILRLFGFNLDLCPVLDISYDDAADNSLKGRTYGRNPQQVIDNAGIFNRAMRAEGILSCGKHFPGYGPAECDPHEFLPVITKSREEMEKSELLPYSALLPELDCVMTCHSNYTAYDPDRGRWPASLSHNIVTKLLRHQYAFDGLAMTDDLDMGAILNEVTFEQAIQEAVRAGNDLVMICHRVEMVELARQHLEGVEEPALHDALVRIEKTKKRLMKPAKFDLDRFAAINRDIWQLRVDTLGEDGAKVLSVEDGKRSPVELY
- a CDS encoding tubulin beta chain → MREILSIHVGQCGNQIADRFWRLVLREHGLTEAGTLKEGGSATAANANLEVFFHKVRDGKYIPRAILVDLEPGVIARIEGGDMAQLFDESCIIRKIPGAANNWARGYNVEGERIIDQIMNVIDAAVEKTKSLQGFLMTHSIGGGSGSGLGSLILERLRQAYPKKRIFTFSVVPSPLISDSAVEPYNAVLTLQRILDNADAAVLLDNEALFRIAKSKLHRSPNYMDLNHIIALIMSSVTASLRFPGKLNTDLSEYVTNLVPFPGNHFLTASFAPMRGPGQEGQVRINFPDIARETFSQDNFTAAIDWTNGVYLSACALFRGDVKAKEVEENMAAIRKGLNFASYVPTGVKLGVAETAPEGFASSGLALVNHTGIAAVFERLISNFDIMFDNHAYTHWYENNGVTRDMMAHARNTIANLAQSYRDAS
- a CDS encoding tetratricopeptide repeat protein, producing the protein MDTALERQIASASRSVEEARRLAYHDPVRVGALVEQISVLADLRQKEGDFRKAESLYREALFRAQELRRQDPDLLTGIYSLLAHLYDRWGRMDKAAEFYEKALSISVDNGLDDSDKVATIKNNLAMIFKQLRQFEKAEGYYCEALETFQRIDGEQSSRVASVYNNLGVLYYSSMDVDRAQAMHERALAIRQNLNESQMDPADLSQTFINLGAVYKAAGDFQKAEACVDRAKRIRAAMNGYHPNPRRSASLLIDKSL